The DNA region ttatttttattcctttttaacatatcaattattttattaaaaatcgatacattttcacacaaacataaaatttcacgggatttcgcggaaaaagccaaatttcgcggatttcacgctgtccgcgaaatcgtgaaatttcactaaccctattaATTACCTATAccggaacaacaacaaaaaaaaaacaagacttgAATCAAAAGAACTAGGATCGTTGCAGAGAAATACTTTCAGCAACTATTTCCGGTTCTTACACTGTAGCACACattccaaccattttttttttgcttaattttatgaCGACAATCATGAGTAGCGTTTTGCGAACTGCAAATTTTGTGACAAATTTTCATCTTAGTACAAAACTTATTTCTATTAATCACACTTCTACTTCGTTGCACTTGAAACGACTTAGCTCTCTCTTTCTTTCTATCAAACTGATTTTCTCTTTAAGCAAAAATCCCGTTTATGTAAAATAAAACGAAACGAtcggtttacaaaaaaaaaagttggtccaAACGATATCTCCTCGACAGATTGAATTAGATAGATTCTAACCTAGAAACAGCAAACTGGGCAGgataacaaaaagaaaacaaaaacactaagaacgattAAAATGTGATCCAATATTTACGATGCGGCGCGAACACGTCGAGTTGTTAAGTTTAAGGCGTGTGGTGAGTTTCCTATTAggttgatttgttttatttcgtAATCTTTCAAAGCAACATCCCAGTACAGTAGCTTTTGTTGTTGAAGGGAAATTGTTTAGGAAGCTAAAGCCctacttaaaaaaagttgaaaatagcATGGTGCCACGAAGCAATGAATTGAGctacaaataaaattttaccacttttatttaaatgtcgctttttttttcttcgaaaagttATATCCGAAAATCCTTGGGAATCAAGTTAGGCTAGTGTTGGTTCAAAGGTGGTTTAAAATACATTATTATTTATATAACACCACATCACGTTCTACATCAAATAAAGCCTggatcattttttgataaagtattTTCACCCTAATTGTACTCTAAAACTAAAATTCGAAATTGACATTTTCTGATCATGCTCAAATTTGGTGGAGCTGTTTAAacatcaaaacatgcaagaatcctggAAACAGAGGTTTTATGAAAACACTTCCGAAGCGCCATGAGTTTCAAGTTGCTAAAATCTTCAGTGTTAGATATACCAAAACTTGCGctaggatctggcctacacgccagtgaagTCGAAAACCCCGATTTagtcccacctggggtgagatagagcctttcttacaaaagaatatATAACAATGGTAAAACTTCTTTCAATACTGTAACCGTTGGTCACAGTTCTTGAACGAACCTTcacttttcaatttatttcccGTTCATACAACACTACACGACACAAGCAGTGAAGGGTTATCCGTACCGCTGCAAACACGCAGATCCTGACAGCGCTAGGTCAGGACTGCACGAAAAGTGGGAGGAATAGAAAATGGGGTTTTTTCCCTCCCAAAATGAGGAGGTTGTTTACCTCCGACGCCGACGACAAGAATCGGGCTCTTTTATCATCAGGCGTTCGTGCGGTGCAGTCGAGGTTCCGGAGTGCCAGTACCGTATCTACTACTGGGCACGTCTTGGCCTTCCAGTGGAAGGGCCGCGGTGGTTACCTTTCCCGCTTCCCGGATCTCGGTGCCGTACGGTGGTCAATCTAGCCCTGTAAGTGCGGCGGTGCCGTTGGCTACATTTAAAACGTCAAGGACCAACCCGAATCTCTGGCGCAGGGCGCCATAACCGTCAACGAGATTTCCCCTCTCGGCGCGACCGGATTTGTGGAAGCCAGGTCCGCCGATTCCGACAACAAGGGAAGACGCCTGCCGCAGGAAGGATCGGCAACGCCCGCTCGACCTTGCCTCGCGGTTTCCagcacagcaacaacaacagccgtCAACCGTTATTCGGCTGCAAcgaagacccccccccccccacgggACTTCCGGCGGCACAGTCGAGGGCGCTCCTGTGACCGGCCAACGCAGAGGAGAACGCCGAAGGCGTTCAATCCCGGAGAGCTGCTGCTGGAGTTACGGTACGTTTGTCCCTGAAGTGCTAcactaaacacacacacacaccttttacacgaaatacaaaatacacgatttaaataagaaaagtgtggttcttgatttttatttcctttccGAGTCTCTCTTGAATCGCTTAGTAGTAATGCCGACCCTGAGATGATGAGTAGTCAGTAGCTCAGGTCTACGACTACCTTTTAATTAATGGTCTCTGCCCTGAAAAAATGGAATGAGTTAGCCCTCCTTGACAACTGATTAAGCCATTAGTTTCAATACAaaagcacaaaagaaagtgaaatgatacaaaaatcttatgatgaaagcaaagtaaatgacatatttttcaaaagataaatctcgtctcgaaaaatgccactgggatcgtctgggatcgaacccaaaccGACTGGGCAATCacacttacccctacaccacggttcccggcaatcgtcatatttacgaagatgaaaatcatgtccagccataaagtaaagcttatacctttctttagtaagaaaggcaaaaatatttacgatttaaatcttatttaaaattcaaatgcgtaAAAACTCTTAGTTTTAGCAAAcatttaattacaaaagccgactcagTCCTAACCAgatcccagtaccgaaaaggacctaataaaaataattttatgaaaaaaaaaattcaagtgcaaagcGCCAgcgttcaatcaagctcatatttgtgatttcgtcgctgtcgtgctagcttgtcgtacgtgcattttgggccaaattgagttaaaaacgccatgttgtgcagctcacaatgcctcaactTTTGACCTTCcagaaccgaaaaaaaactccgtgcatttttgtcacttaacatatgaatgaagtttcaatcttgtcgtgctatcttgacacagtctgaaaattgatgtaagtgcgacaattggctaaattcaaccaaacgtCAGGacgatgcacagaatggtcaaccaaacaaaacgtgtttgttattgtttacaatgcatgctctcgtttttgtttattcaaggtcaatgcgttttaaatttttctcggaacgtcaaaaagcgacgtatgTACAACAAGTTCGATTTGAGCTCATTACGCCTACCGTAACAAGCCCCTAAACGCCTGCCAAAAATCATTTCTGTTACACTACACTCAatccccgatggtttgacaccaagtgttgtcaaacgaacgggctcactcttagtttgacaccccttttacacaaaGTTCacgcactaccaaacgttttttttttttgatagtgtgcgtgagcgccttgtaaaaagtgacagttggtcactttttagtttgactttgaccaaccaaccagAGACCCTACATAGGGAGactttttttatgctttttttaatttggtcgaagcttttgttaactagaaatttttatttttctgtgtgtttgatttaaaaagggagagttttccggggtttcctcaattcaaacttgattatcaataattctagagtttttgaactattgtctttcatatgttgactattgtctttcatatgttgactCTAGAactgttcttttagaaattccttactatgtatatatatttattaggatgtaacaaaaatgactttttggtgggcattcaggggtttgttccggtgggcatactgagcctaaatcccaaatatgagcttgattgggcgtaacaggagctggcgctccgcctttcaattttaaatgggatttaacccgtaaaaaaagattttttcaaaaatgtcactttttaaggcgttttggccaccaatgcgtttgccaaaaacatcactggggcgtgtaggccagatccttgcgcatcttttggtatatctaacattgaagtttggagcatcctggagctcggtacagaccttcaaagtttggcattttttcgaaaaatcggtcccagcaaaatcaaatggcgtctcgggcgtcgcgaggtgcgacgcatatcttttttgccggggccgatttttcgaaaaaatgccaaactttgaaggtctgtaccgagctccaggatgctccaaacttcaatgttagatataccaaaagatgcgcaaggatttgGCCTaaacgccagtgatgtttttggtgaaCGCATTGGTggtcaaaatgcctcaaaaagtgacatttttgaaaaaatcttttttacgggttaaatcccatttaaaattgaagggcggagcgccagctcctgttacgtccaatcaagctcatatttgggatttaggctcagtatgcccaccggaacaaacccctgaatgcccgccaaaaagtcatttttgttacatcctaatatttatccatttccaaaggctttctaaaacttgtgaaaacatttgaacatttgaattaacaaatctagagttttataAGGTCATATAAACTGTTTTAATTTCACATGTTATATGAccgtttcaataaaaaaaactctggaaaagtgttcgtgaaaacactaagaacgatattattcgtaaaagcaaacttgtcatttcgtaaacttttaaacgttaaacaaaaaaatgaaaaacataatgatttgattcaaatcacggcttattttatgaatacttataaacgtgcaagtcataagcactctgatagcattttgtgaaatttgttagctgtaaaaacgacacagttttaaatttttaattctcaaatttattagatttaatttatcttaataatttattgacagtttttgttacaccatgatgtcatatcggcaaagtgtacggatttttgctcagcaagagttggtggccttaggtacagtcatcccacatattcggaacggtttacagatcggccgatGGTCAAACAATCATAGAAAATCAATAGTCGAACATAATGTTTTGCTTTTATCTTCATGTGGAAGCTTTTCTTAAGATCTTTCGATTGAGGTATAGACCGGCTGcagttttttacgttttatgtcaactttttaatgaaaaacattgacccatgaaaaccacaaattcggaacacttttttcttacggatgtaaacaaaccttggttctctccaggagtacagattgttaacaaaataatgacttcacacactgaaatcaatgaaactcaagcttagtgatgttttatacatggtctgATGACTTTTTTAGTggaaatttcagttaaattcaggtgttccacaattgtgggaggcacaataacaacccacaattatgaaacaggcaatttggaggtagtgttttgctgctctggataaattgtcttgaaatgaagtttttgtctaaaaagtactacttttactagtgaaatagccagagaatgtccaaataaaggtcctaaaaatagtagggtcgacagaaaagctgcatttggcatgacCAATTAACTCAAAAGTGTTCCgattttgtgggtgttccgaatatgtgggatgactgtaagtcaaattcacttcgacaagtctccctattaaggatctctacaaccaacggggtacaaaataaaaaagtgtcaaacaaaaaagtgaccaaccaaccACAAAACTGTCGAAGACTGGTTGACGTACCTAATAACTAAAAAACACAATCACACCATAGACTAATGAAATCGACTaaacacttagattttttcaaaaagctcatAAGCTATGAACGGCGTGAACCACGCCGAACCGCATTGGCTTGCAAGGGAATCCATTCTATTTACATTGAACTACCATAACTACCATTTTGAACGCGAGCTTTACTCCTTCTTCGCAAGATGGCACCAAATGCGCGCACCTGTTGCATCTATAGTCGATCAAACTCATAAAGTCGACAAAGAGGTTCATGCCCACGCTATCCCGCTGTCATGTCGCGTGACGTTTCTCTCTCCATCAAAATTTCTCTTTTCATCGCTTTGACTTTACGCAGTTTAATCAACAGAATCGCGACTTCTCGGATCGAATCAAATCGGCATGAAGAAAGTTATGTTTTTCTAGTGTTTCGCGGTCGGTTTTGGTCTCGAAAGATTGTGTTTTTGGTGTATTTGGTGCGGAGGTTGGGCGCAACATTAGAGTGATATGGGTGAGTGATGGAATTGGGGAGTAATTGAATGATAAGGGTTCCCAATTTTAATTCGTATGGTGTAACTAAAATCGTAGTTTTTGCGctagtttcgacttgttttgtTATGAAACTAATGTCAAGTTGTTAATTTAAGGCTGTTGAATGTCGGCAACGAACGGAATTAAGAGATTAACTTTTTGtagaatgtaaaaattcaaatcaattttccacaCCCATTCAGATTCACTTTGCGTAAAGGACGTCCAAGAGGCGTTTATGCTGATGTGTTCACATTCTGGCCTCTCTTTTGCTCGCTCTCTTCCTCTCTCCCGGTTGATATCTTATCATTCCGCCAGTTCGCGCAAAGTTGTAAACATTCGCCGGTTCGGTGCAAAACATTTCCTCTTGGCGTGTTTTTATTAAATTGCTTcctcatttttcgttttttttttttttttgcttttcagcAAGCGCATCGAACGACTCAGTGAAACTCGAAAAGCACTTGAAACTCCTCAAGGAAGAGTACACAAAGTTGCAGAAGAACTATGCCGAGTTGGAGCGGAAGTACAGCAAGGCGGCGGCCTCCAGCGATGACCGCGATCTCGGTGAGTTCAGCAGTTTCTGTTCACGCCTCGTGATGACCGTGGCCACGCTATACGGCCGCAAGACGTACTCGGACATCACCGTGAAGCTGAAGGACAAAACCATGCCGGCGCACAAGTTCGTCCTGAACGCACGCAGCGAAGAGTGGCGCGAGGAGGTCATTGCGGACAAAACCGAGCTGGACTGGTCCGATCTGGACGCCGACGTCGGTTTCGCCCTGCTGCGATGGATCTACACCGACGTCGTAGACCTGCAGCACGATTCCCTTGCACTAGACCTGCTGAAGACCTCCCATCGGTTCAAGCTGCCCGGGTTGATGGGTTTGTGCGAGCGAGCCCTCGTTTCGTCGGTGTCCGTCCGGTCGTGCGTTCGGTTTTACTGTGTGGCCGAAGAAGTTGGTGCCGCGAACCTGCTCGAGTACTGCTCGGGATTGATTTCCACCCACTGGGAAGACCTGACGCCGCAGGACTTTGAGCACATGTCCGGTCCGCTGCTGTACAAGATGCTCAAGAGCAAAACGAAGCACCCTCTGCATGCCGCGGTCCGGTTGCTGCGCGAGGACGTTGTGTTCCTGTGCTTGGTGGAGAACGACGGTTCGGTGAGTACGAAAAtaatgtttgttgtttttttaaagtcaaaCTTGTTATATTGTAGACATAACCGGAAATTCGTAGGAACATGTAGGTAGGGTTGGTTAATTGTCTTGCCGACTATCTTAGTCACAGCAGCGGCATGATCTTCAAAAAGACCTAACTCTGGACTTTTGACCAagtcttaaagctctatctgcggtgtcaatccaaaatgttTAAAGATGTCGCGCGTTACCATCGCATGCCCTAGGCGTGACATTCTAGGTACTTGAATCATACGTCCCAAGCAAAGACGATGTCTGCAACGCAACAGTTTTCAGTTGCGTGAAGGTTGCAACATGCCTTGCGatactatataagctaacagactGCCTCTGGAGTTTTAGCTTAGAGTtttaactaggggaaatataccctttctaatcaaacacctatcttcgtcatatggagagtttgatgctcgattaaagctccaaaaatactatttaggctataaacttaccagcaacagcaccgcctcgagtaagcacgcaaatgtatgccactaactggccaaaaagatcaaatttaatgcacttttcatcataatttctattttgcgagaccatttctcatcattttggtggcacacacatccacacgcaagatcagaggttaactgcttaacgaaagtcgccatcaatatattttcacttgcgctaacgatttcaaagcgcttaagatataaaattgcttccaactaccggcaacatgttcttttgaccattacttagtcactcacttgaaaaataatcccgaaaaatgtaaatagcaagcaccattaaaaaaacaaacgcgctaagtcttctgacgtttgcattttgactacccattccaatcgaaggctggagaaaaccgagcgaggagcaaaggcaaataaagaacaaagggtggccaccaacaccaccaacatgctggtgcagagtctgttagagtgagcaagtgctgccaggaaactttcgctataaatgctacttttcgtgagtgttcgcttaaaatttcatcaattttggcagcactaagcagacccaaaagagcgctggaagaaaaaaagaactaagctgaaaatagaaaaatgggcgtggcccaatgcacttgactgattagaatgcatttttgaaatttttttttttaaatgcttgtaaaaagaatagcat from Culex quinquefasciatus strain JHB chromosome 3, VPISU_Cqui_1.0_pri_paternal, whole genome shotgun sequence includes:
- the LOC119768987 gene encoding uncharacterized protein LOC119768987, with the protein product MLRRYYTTSISVFDGGCLPPTPTTRIGLFYHQAFVRCSRGSGVPVPYLLLGTSWPSSGRAAVVTFPASRISVPYGGQSSPGAITVNEISPLGATGFVEARSADSDNKGRRLPQEGSATPARPCLAVSSTATTTAVNRYSAATKTPPPPRDFRRHSRGRSCDRPTQRRTPKAFNPGELLLELRYVCP